Proteins encoded within one genomic window of Brassica rapa cultivar Chiifu-401-42 chromosome A09, CAAS_Brap_v3.01, whole genome shotgun sequence:
- the LOC103841622 gene encoding regulatory protein NPR6, with protein sequence MKNQQEAMSSSIEESLKSMSLDYLNLLINGQAFSDVTFNVEGRLVHAHRCILAARSLFFRKFFCGSDPSQTDPANQTGSGARAAVVGGVIPVNSVGYEVFLLLLQFLYSGQVSMVPHKHEPRSNCGDRGCWHTHCTAAVDLSLDILAAARYFGVEQLALLTQKQLTSMVEKASIEDVMKVLIASRKHDMHQLWTTCSYLVAKSGLPTEILAKHLPIELVAKVEDLRLKSSMPLRSLMPHQHDLTSALDLEDQKIRRMRRALDSADVELVKLMVMGEGLNLDESLALVYAVENCSREVVKALLELGAIDVNYPAGPTRKTALHIASEMVSPDMVAVLLDHHADPNVQTVDGITPLDILRTLTSDFLFKGTVPGLTHVEPNKLRLCLELVQSAALVMSREEGINNDNNTVMYPRLKDEHMSGSSLDSRLVYLNLGGEHGNQMEGMSLHHHHEPPTMYHHHHHHF encoded by the exons ATGAAGAATCAGCAAGAAGCGATGAGCAGTAGTATCGAAGAATCTCTAAAATCTATGTCGTTGGATTACTTAAATCTCTTAATCAACGGTCAAGCTTTCTCCGACGTCACTTTCAACGTAGAAGGCCGTCTAGTCCACGCTCACCGTTGCATCCTGGCCGCACGTAGCCTTTTCTTCCGCAAATTCTTCTGCGGATCTGACCCTTCCCAAACCGATCCGGCTAACCAAACCGGGTCAGGAGCTAGAGCAGCCGTAGTGGGAGGAGTCATACCGGTGAACTCGGTCGGTTACGAAGTTTTCTTGCTTCTACTTCAGTTCTTGTACAGTGGTCAAGTCTCTATGGTACCGCATAAGCACGAGCCAAGATCGAATTGTGGCGATAGAGGATGTTGGCACACGCATTGCACCGCAGCTGTGGATCTCTCTTTAGATATCTTAGCTGCGGCTCGTTATTTTGGCGTGGAGCAGCTCGCTTTGCTTACTCAG AAACAATTGACAAGCATGGTGGAGAAAGCCTCCATCGAAGACGTGATGAAGGTGCTAATAGCTTCAAGAAAGCACGACATGCATCAACTATGGACCACTTGCTCTTACCTAGTTGCCAAATCTGGTCTTCCAACAGAGATTCTAGCCAAGCACCTCCCAATCGAACTCGTAGCCAAGGTTGAGGACCTTCGTCTCAAATCTTCCATGCCACTTCGTTCCCTAATGCCTCACCAACATGACCTAACCTCGGCTCTAGACCTAGAGGACCAGAAGATCAGGAGGATGAGACGAGCTTTGGACTCCGCGGATGTCGAGCTCGTGAAGCTAATGGTTATGGGAGAAGGACTCAATCTAGACGAGTCCTTAGCTTTGGTTTACGCTGTGGAGAATTGTAGTAGAGAGGTTGTGAAGGCACTTCTTGAGCTTGGAGCAATCGATGTGAATTATCCGGCGGGTCCCACCAGGAAGACCGCACTCCACATTGCGTCTGAGATGGTCTCACCAGACATGGTGGCCGTCTTACTAGACCACCATGCAGATCCCAACGTTCAGACAGTTGATGGTATCACTCCTCTTGACATACTTAGAACCCTAACTTCGGATTTCTTGTTTAAGGGGACAGTTCCTGGATTGACTCACGTTGAGCCTAATAAGCTCAGGCTTTGTCTCGAGCTGGTCCAGTCCGCAGCACTGGTGATGTCCCGTGAAGAAGGGATCAATAATGATAACAACACTGTGATGTACCCTAGGTTGAAAGACGAACACATGAGTGGAAGCAGTTTGGATTCAAGATTGGTTTATCTTAATCTTGGAGGTGAACATGGAAACCAAATGGAAGGAATGAGCCTGCATCATCATCATGAGCCGCCAACAATGtatcatcaccaccaccaccatttcTAA